One Gammaproteobacteria bacterium genomic region harbors:
- a CDS encoding alpha-ketoacid dehydrogenase subunit beta, protein MAELTYREAVAAGIAQEMRRDANVVFLGEDVAAAGGVFKATVGLLDEFGPQRVRDTPISEQAILGAAMGAAMTGLRPIAEIMFSDFFAVCWDIVANEIAKTRYMTDGQVTLPLVIRSGNGGGSRFGAQHSQSVENWAMAVPGLKVVAPSSPADVKGLLAASVRDEDPVLFFEQKSLYATKGEVPDGEHVVPLGKANVLRQGDDVTICALALMVPRAMQAAKILEEQHGISATVVDVRSLVPLDTQTILAEVAKTGRLVTVEENPRLCGWGAEIASIVAEELFWDLDGPIVRVTTPHVPLAAANNLEDAQLPSADKIVASVRELVD, encoded by the coding sequence ATGGCGGAACTGACCTATCGCGAGGCGGTCGCGGCCGGCATCGCGCAGGAGATGCGCCGCGACGCCAACGTCGTGTTCCTCGGCGAGGACGTGGCCGCCGCGGGCGGCGTGTTCAAGGCGACCGTCGGGCTGCTCGACGAGTTCGGTCCGCAGCGCGTCCGCGACACGCCGATCTCCGAGCAGGCGATTCTCGGTGCCGCGATGGGCGCGGCGATGACGGGCCTGCGGCCGATCGCCGAGATCATGTTCTCGGACTTCTTCGCGGTCTGCTGGGACATCGTCGCGAACGAGATCGCGAAGACCCGCTACATGACGGACGGTCAGGTCACGCTCCCGCTCGTAATCCGCTCCGGCAACGGCGGCGGCTCGCGCTTCGGCGCGCAGCACTCGCAGAGCGTCGAGAACTGGGCGATGGCCGTGCCGGGCCTCAAGGTCGTCGCGCCGTCGAGCCCGGCCGACGTCAAGGGGCTGCTCGCGGCCTCCGTGCGCGACGAGGACCCCGTGCTCTTCTTCGAGCAGAAGTCGCTGTACGCGACGAAGGGCGAGGTCCCGGACGGCGAGCACGTCGTTCCGCTCGGCAAGGCGAACGTGCTGCGCCAGGGCGACGACGTCACGATCTGCGCGCTCGCGCTGATGGTGCCGCGCGCGATGCAGGCGGCCAAGATCCTCGAGGAGCAGCACGGCATCTCGGCCACGGTCGTCGACGTACGCTCGCTCGTGCCGCTCGACACGCAGACGATCCTGGCCGAGGTCGCGAAGACCGGCCGCCTCGTCACCGTCGAGGAGAACCCGCGGCTCTGCGGCTGGGGCGCGGAGATCGCGTCCATCGTCGCCGAGGAGCTCTTTTGGGATCTCGACGGCCCGATCGTGCGCGTCACCACGCCGCACGTCCCGCTCGCGGCCGCGAACAACCTCGAGGACGCGCAACTGCCGAGCGCAGACAAGATCGTCGCGAGCGTCAGGGAGCTCGTCGACTGA
- a CDS encoding thiamine pyrophosphate-dependent dehydrogenase E1 component subunit alpha, translating into MLECRALEKRAYDLFMQNLIKGTSHLGLGQEAVAAGFGVAMRPDDYTFCTYRGHNHTLVRGVSMTQILGELMGNSSGLMRGKGGSMHLTSIKHHMMGSYAIVGAHLTIAAGAAWSAQYRGTEQVAVCFFGDGATNIGAFHEALNLAVVWKLPVVFVCENNRYMEYTAIDQVTAVEHPAADRASAYGLEPVLIDGNDVDVVYETAQRALDLARRGGGPSLIEAETYRHGGHSRADPGKYRPDDEVKEWLSKDPIPRYRKRLTDLGIPEDALAKIEAETQAAIDKATEEAKNAPPPDESIAYKDVWADGGSAWRN; encoded by the coding sequence ATGCTCGAATGCCGCGCCCTCGAGAAGCGCGCGTACGACCTCTTCATGCAGAACCTGATCAAGGGCACGAGCCATCTCGGGCTCGGGCAAGAGGCGGTCGCCGCCGGCTTCGGCGTCGCGATGCGCCCCGACGACTACACGTTCTGCACGTACCGCGGCCACAACCACACGCTCGTCCGCGGCGTCTCGATGACGCAGATCCTCGGTGAGCTGATGGGGAACTCGTCCGGCCTGATGCGCGGCAAGGGCGGCTCGATGCACCTGACCAGCATCAAGCACCACATGATGGGGTCGTACGCGATCGTCGGCGCGCATCTCACGATCGCGGCGGGCGCCGCGTGGTCGGCACAGTATCGCGGCACGGAGCAGGTCGCGGTCTGCTTCTTCGGCGACGGCGCCACGAACATCGGCGCGTTCCACGAGGCGCTGAACCTCGCGGTCGTCTGGAAGCTGCCGGTGGTGTTCGTCTGCGAGAACAACCGCTACATGGAGTACACCGCGATCGACCAGGTCACGGCCGTCGAGCACCCGGCGGCGGACCGCGCGAGCGCCTACGGCCTCGAGCCGGTGCTGATCGACGGCAACGACGTCGACGTCGTCTACGAGACCGCGCAGCGCGCGCTCGACCTCGCGCGGCGCGGCGGCGGCCCGAGCCTGATCGAGGCGGAGACGTACCGCCACGGCGGCCACTCGCGCGCCGATCCCGGCAAGTACCGGCCGGACGACGAGGTCAAGGAGTGGCTTTCGAAGGACCCGATCCCGCGCTACCGCAAGCGCCTCACGGATCTCGGCATCCCCGAGGACGCGCTCGCGAAGATCGAGGCCGAGACGCAGGCCGCGATCGACAAGGCCACCGAGGAGGCGAAGAACGCGCCGCCGCCGGACGAAAGCATCGCTTACAAGGACGTTTGGGCCGACGGAGGCAGCGCATGGCGGAACTGA